In the Streptomyces sp. NBC_00193 genome, AGGAAGACGGCGCAGGCCCTGGCCACCCGCTACGTGAACATCGGCAACGAGCAGCGCGCCGGGCACCTCTTCGAGGTGATGCACGCGCTGTCCTTCAACCTGTCCGCCGTGGACAAGGGCTCTTCGCTGCGCGCCGTCGTCACCGAGTGGGCCCCGGGCGGTTCGCAGACCGACCCGGCCGACCTGAACCTCCTCGACGCGGGCCGTCTCGTGGGGCAGGCGCAGGCGAAGCTCTACCGACGAGCGTCCACCACGGCCGAGCAGTTGGCCCGGCCGCACTACGACGGCATGCAGCGCCTGGTGGCCTCCGACCGGCTGGCGGCCGTGGAGAACCTCCTGGACAAGCGGCTCACCATGCCCGCGGAGGGGCTCCGGTACGAGAACTACCAGGACGTCCGCGCCCATGTGACCGACCACCTCGAACGGGACGGCGTACGCAGCGAGGGCGTCACGCTCGACGAAGCGCACCGGGCGGCGCGCGACCCGCGCGGGTGGGCGGACCGGCAGTCCGCGCGCGCCGGGGCGCAGCAGCTGGCGGGTGCCGCCAAGTCCGCGGCCGTGCTGGGCGGGATCGCCGCCGGGGTGAGTGCGGCCGTGCGCGAGACGGCCCGTGTGCGGGCGGGTGAGACCTCGGCCTCCGTCGCCGCCTTCACGGCGGTCGGGTCGGCCGTCGGTGGGGCCGCCCGCTCCGGCGGGCTGGCCGCGCTCGGCGAAGCCGTCCGGATCTCCGCCGCCGCGGGTGTCCTGCCCGCCGCGCTGGGGGGCGGGTCGCTCCCCGGGGCCACCGCGCAGGCCGCGTTCGCCGTGGCGGAGGCCGGGCTGGACCTCGCGCGGGGCAAGATCAACCCGCGGCAGTTCGCCGCGAGCGCGTCGACCGCGGCCGTTTCCACCGGCCTCGCCTGGGGCTGCGGTGTCGTCGGCCAGACGCTCCTGCCCGTGCCCGTCGTGGGCGCGCTGGTGGGAGGGGTCGTGGGTCAGGTGGCTGCCGGCATCCTCGTCCAGGGTCTCCAGATCGCCGTCGTCGCGGCCCGTGCGGATGCCGCGGCGGAAGCCCGGGTCCGGCTCCTGGAACAGGAGGCCGCCACGGCGGTCCTGGTGGCCGACGCCTTGCGCCGTGCGACGGAGCGGCTGGCCCGGGAGCGCAACGCCTATGTGGCCCGGGAGGTGCTCCCCCGGTTCGGCCGCGTGCAGTCCGCGCTGGCCGGGAAGCGTCCCGCTCTGGCCCTCGCGGAACTCGCGGAACTTACGCGGCAGTTCGGCGGACAGCCGGTCTACGGGACGCAGGAGGAGTTCGACGCGTGGATGCTCGACGCGTCGACCTCGCTCACGCTGGACCCCAACTGGCGGTGAGATACCGCCGGATGCCCCGGTGCACCCGGGCTCGTCACCAGTCGGTGACGAGCGCCGCGTCCGGTTCGTGCTGCCGCCAGGCTCCGGCGAGCCGGAGGAGGCGGGCCGGGGCGGCGATGCCGCGTACGGCTGCGATCTTGTCCTCGGTGACCTCGAACGCCACGGCGCCCACGACCTGGTCGCCGAGGACGAAGAGGAGGGCGGGGGCGGCGTTGACGACCGCGTAGTGGAGGGCGAGCGCACCGCCGGCGAGCCGCTGCTTCGCGGGGGTGGAGGTGAAACCGCCCCGCAGGACGGTGGCGACCCGCCGCGGGGTGTCGTACCGCAGCAGCTTCCTGGCCAGGCCGTTGCCGTCGGAGAGGGCGATCACGTCGTCGGTGAGCAGGGCCACCAGCCGGTCGGTGCGGCCCGAGGTGGCGGCGGTCAGGAACTCTTCCACGATCCTGCGCGCCGCGGCGGGGTCGACCTCACCTCCGCCGCGGCGGCGGGTGGCGGTGACGCGGGTCCGGGCACGGTGCAGGTGCTGCTGACTCGCGGACTCCGAGATGGCGAGGATCTCGGCGATCTCCGCGTGGCCGTAGGAGAACGCTTCGCGCAGGATGTAGACGGCCCGCTCGACGGGTGTCAGGCGCTCCATGACGGTCAGCACGGCCAGGGAGACCGATTCGCGCTGCTCGAAGGTGTCGGCCGGGCCGAGCATCGGGTCGCCGTCGAGGAGCAGTTCGGGGAACCAGGCGCCGGCGCTGCGTTCGCGGCGGGCCTGCGCCGAGCGGAGCCGGTCGAGGCACAGGTTGGTGACGACCTTGGTCAGCCATGCCTCCGGCACCCTGATCTGCTGCCGGTCGGCGGCCTGCCAGTGCAAGAAGGCGTCCTGCACGGCGTCCTGGGCGTCGGCGGCGGAGCCCAGCAGGCGGTAGGCCAGCGAGGCCAGCCGGTTCCGGGAGGCCTCGAACCGGTCGGTGTCGAACGGGTCGGCCCCGAGCCGGTCGGAGCCGAAGCCGTCGGTTGCGGTGCTGTCCACGGGGTCACCCTAGGCGCGGCTGGGCGACGGCCGTGCCGGCGGGGGCGTCCGGCGCGTACGGGACCGCGTGCCCGGTGGACCGGTCCGGCGCGGGGACCGTGTGGCGACGGCGCACGGGCAGGCCGAAGGTCGGGTGCGAGGTGGTCCACAGCGACATCGCGAGGATGGCCGCCTTGATCCGCGCCGCCTTCCGGCCGCCCGTGTACGCCGGCTTCGCCTGCGCCGCGCCGTCGACCAGCTGCAGGATCCCGTCCCGGCGCCCGAGGCTGATGTGGTTGCCCGGGTAGGCCAGCTTGACGGTTCCGGTCCCGCTGCCGGTCAGGGTCCCCATGATGGCCTTCACGGCCTGCATCGCGGTGAAACCGGCCGAGGCGCAGGACATCGGCAGCGGCAGGCCGTTCTCGCCGAGGGTGTGGACGCTGTCACCGGCGGCGTAGACGTTCGGGTGCGAGAGCGAGCGCATGGTGCGGTCGACGAGGATCCGTCCGTCGGCGGTGACCTCCAGCCCGGCGGCGGCGGCGAGGGGGGCGACCGCGAACCCGGCGGTCCACACCGTCGCGTCGGACCGCAGGGCGGTGCCGTCGGCGCACCGGATCCCGGTCGCTTCGACGGCTTCGACGGCGGTGTGTTCCACGACGGTGATGCCCAGCCGGTCGCAGGCCCGGCGCAGGTGGCTGCGGGCTCCGGCGGAGAGCCGGTCGCCCAGCTCTCCGCGGGCGACCAGCGTCACCGACAGGCCGGGCCGGGATTCGGCGATCTCGGTGGCGGTCTCGATGCCGGTCAGCCCGTCGCCGACGACCACGACGGTGCCGCCCTCCCCGAGGCCGTCCAGGCGCGCGCGCAGGCGCAGGGCCGAGGGCCGGGCGGAGACGTCGAAGGCGTGGTCGGCCACGCCGGGGACACCGCGGTCGTCGCCGTGGCTGCCGAGCGCGTAGAGCAGGGTGTCGTAGCCGAGCTCGTAGCCGAGCCCGTCGGCTCCGGCGTCGGTGCCGCCGTCGGCGGGGGTCACGGTGACGGCCTGGCGCTCCGGGTCGACGGCGGTGACGCGCGCCAGGTGCAGCCGGATGCCCGTGCCCGCGAACACGTCGGCGAGCTTCCGGCTGACGATCTCCCGGCCTGCCGCGAGCTCGTGCAGCCGCAGCCGCTCGACGAAGTCCGGCTCGGCGTTGACCACGGTGATCTCGGTGTCCGCCGGGGACAGCCGACGGGCCAGGTTCCCGGCCGCGTAGGCCCCGGCGTAGCCGGCACCGAGGACGACGATGCGGTGCTTCATGTGACGCTCCTGTCGGTTCGCTGGGCTCTCGGTGACTTGAGCGGGACAGCGCAGCGATTCCTGACAGGAACCTCACGTGACGTGGGTCACAGGCCGGTGGGGGCTCCGGGGATCCGGGCCGCCAGGCCGTCCAGCAGCGCCTGGAGGCCGAAGTCGAAGGTGTCGTCCGGGGCCTCGGCGTAGTCGGGGCCGGAGACCGACCCGATCCGGTCCCGCAGCCGGGGGAACTGCGAGGCGGCCTCGGTCGCCTGCTGCACGACGGCGCCGAGGACCGCCTCGGCATCGCCGCCCTCGCGTTCGATCCGGCGGGTGAGGGAGGCGGTGGCGGCGGCCGGGGCCGCGTTGCCGAGGACGTACGTGAAGACGGAGGCGGCGGCCCGGTCCGCCTGGGGGCCGCCGAAGCCGGCCTTCTCGTAGACGGCGAGGGTGTGGTCGTCGTGGCGGGCCTTGCCGACGCCGTGGAAGAGGTGGGTCGCGAAGGCCTGCACCAGCCAGGGGTGACGGGTGAACATCCCGTACAGGTCACCGGCCATGGCGGTGGCGGCGGCGCGCCAGTCGACCGCGTCGAGGTCGGGCAGCCGGACCTCGTCCCACACCTGGTCGCCGGCGAGGGTGAGCAGGTCGTCCTTGTTCTTGACGTGCCAGTAGACGGCGGTGGCGGCCGAGTTCAGCCGCTTGCCCAGGGCGCGCATGTTGAGGCCTTCCAGGCCTTCGGCGTCGAGCAGTTCGCTTCGACGCCAGTGGCCACGAGTGGTGGGCTCCGGGCTCCTTCGCCGCCGCGAGCCTCGCCGCCGCCGCCCTCAACCTGGCCGGCAATCCGCTCGGCACCACCCTGACCTGGATCTTCTCCACGCTCGCACTCCTCGCGAACGTCCTGATCCTGCAGAGCCAGCTCGGCGCCGTGAAGTCCGTACAGGCGGCGTTTCGCCGCAAGGGCGACCCCGAGCTGCTGCGCGTCGACGTCCCCGCCTTCCTCAAGGCCGCCGAGGGCGCGTTCCCCTCCTGGACCCGGGTCCTGCAGAACGTCCGCCACGCCGTGGTCTTCGCCGGTTCCGCGCTGGCCCTGACCGTCGCCGCCTTCGCCTGAGGAGTGGGTGGCGCCATCAATGCCTAGCAGTGGTGCCATATATGTGCCATCATGGCACCACTACGGCACAGCTCGCTGGCGTGCGGCCATGGCCCACGCGTCCACGGAGTCACCATCGGAGGGGTCGGATCATGGAGACAGTGCAGAGCGGGAAGCGGACCGCCACCGGCGCCCTCACCGCCTTCACCCGCTTCGTGGTCTGCGGCGGAGGGGTGGGAGTGGCCTCCAGCTTCGCCGTCGCGGGCCTCGCCTCCTGGATCCCCTGGGTCCTGGCCAACGCCCTGATCACCGCGGGCTCCACGCTCCTCGCCACCGAACTGCACGCCCGCTTCACCTTCGGCGCCGGCGGACGGGCGACCTGGCGCCAGCACGCGCAGTCGGCCGGATCCGCGGCCGCCGCGTACGGGGTGACCTGCGCGGCGGTGCTCGTCCTGCGGCAGCTCGACGCCTCGCCCGGTGCCGTGCGCGAACAGGTCGTCTACCTGTCCGCCTCCGCGCTCGCCGGCGTCGCGCGGTTCGCGGTGCTGCGCCTCGTCGTCTTCGCACAGCACCGCTCGAAGGCCGCGTCCGCCGTGCACACCGTCCGTACCCACCGCACGGTGCCCACGGCCTCGGACCTGTGCCGCGCGGCCTGACGAGCTCAGGACCTCAAGGCGTGACGATCGGGAACGCCGCGTCGGCCTTGGTCACGTAGGAGAACAGGCGGCTGAGGAGGGCCGGGGATCCCGCGGTGGAGATGCTGTCCGGGGCCCGGCCCGCGAGGACGGCCAGGAGTTGGGGCTTGGTGAGGGTGAGGGTCAGGACCGCCGGGGTGCGGGGATCGGTGACGGTGCGGTGGGTGAGGGCGCCGTTGTGGAGGGTGAGGCGGTGGTGGCTGCCCTCGTCGGTGAGGACGAGGTCGATGGTGAGGTCCTCGTCCCAGGCCCGGGGGCCGTCGATCCGGACGGCGATCGAGTCGATGAGCATGTCGGTGGTCAGGGCCGTCGCCATCTCGGGGTTGGCCGTGTCGAGCAGGGCCGCGTTCTCGCCGTGGCGCAGTTCCATGGCGGAGGTGAGGTAGAAGTTGCGCCAGGGGCCGTTCTCCGCGCCGTGGCCGAGCGTGTCGTAGACCCCGGCGAGGGCCTCCTTGGCGTCCGTACGGCCCGGCTCGGCGAAGACCAGGTGGTTGAGCAGGGTGGCCGCGAAGCGGAGGTCGCCGGAGTCGGCGTAGGCGCGGGCCTTGGCCAGGGTCTGGTCGGCGCCGCCCATCGAGTCGACGTAGCGCCGGGCGAGTTC is a window encoding:
- a CDS encoding sigma-70 family RNA polymerase sigma factor, whose product is MDSTATDGFGSDRLGADPFDTDRFEASRNRLASLAYRLLGSAADAQDAVQDAFLHWQAADRQQIRVPEAWLTKVVTNLCLDRLRSAQARRERSAGAWFPELLLDGDPMLGPADTFEQRESVSLAVLTVMERLTPVERAVYILREAFSYGHAEIAEILAISESASQQHLHRARTRVTATRRRGGGEVDPAAARRIVEEFLTAATSGRTDRLVALLTDDVIALSDGNGLARKLLRYDTPRRVATVLRGGFTSTPAKQRLAGGALALHYAVVNAAPALLFVLGDQVVGAVAFEVTEDKIAAVRGIAAPARLLRLAGAWRQHEPDAALVTDW
- a CDS encoding NAD(P)/FAD-dependent oxidoreductase produces the protein MKHRIVVLGAGYAGAYAAGNLARRLSPADTEITVVNAEPDFVERLRLHELAAGREIVSRKLADVFAGTGIRLHLARVTAVDPERQAVTVTPADGGTDAGADGLGYELGYDTLLYALGSHGDDRGVPGVADHAFDVSARPSALRLRARLDGLGEGGTVVVVGDGLTGIETATEIAESRPGLSVTLVARGELGDRLSAGARSHLRRACDRLGITVVEHTAVEAVEATGIRCADGTALRSDATVWTAGFAVAPLAAAAGLEVTADGRILVDRTMRSLSHPNVYAAGDSVHTLGENGLPLPMSCASAGFTAMQAVKAIMGTLTGSGTGTVKLAYPGNHISLGRRDGILQLVDGAAQAKPAYTGGRKAARIKAAILAMSLWTTSHPTFGLPVRRRHTVPAPDRSTGHAVPYAPDAPAGTAVAQPRLG
- a CDS encoding TetR/AcrR family transcriptional regulator C-terminal domain-containing protein; its protein translation is MRALGKRLNSAATAVYWHVKNKDDLLTLAGDQVWDEVRLPDLDAVDWRAAATAMAGDLYGMFTRHPWLVQAFATHLFHGVGKARHDDHTLAVYEKAGFGGPQADRAAASVFTYVLGNAAPAAATASLTRRIEREGGDAEAVLGAVVQQATEAASQFPRLRDRIGSVSGPDYAEAPDDTFDFGLQALLDGLAARIPGAPTGL